A genomic window from Chlorobium phaeobacteroides DSM 266 includes:
- a CDS encoding glycosyltransferase family 2 protein: MKISIITICYNNKNNIERTIRSVLSQKDIKFEYIIIDGKSTDGTMDIVDIYRNKIDVVISERDKGIYDAINKGIDNSSCDIIGLIHAGDELYDDNVIRDIVDRFEANDIDGLYGHSEIRGKNNDVYMYNISPEFNKRNIYFGWFPSHQSIYIKKKCFNQLGKYNNNYKIAGDYELFLRFFLQDNLRFVLFDRLIIRAYTGGVSSKSLINRILSNYECMLAWRNNGYFVPVYLFLLKPIRKLYLKLIKDTRYIDGKYKC; the protein is encoded by the coding sequence ATGAAAATATCTATAATTACAATTTGTTATAATAATAAAAATAATATAGAACGAACTATACGATCGGTGCTGAGTCAGAAAGATATTAAGTTTGAGTATATAATTATTGATGGAAAATCAACTGATGGTACAATGGATATAGTCGATATTTATAGGAATAAAATTGATGTTGTAATAAGTGAACGAGATAAGGGAATATATGATGCTATAAATAAAGGAATTGATAATTCAAGTTGCGATATTATTGGTTTAATTCATGCAGGAGATGAATTATATGATGATAATGTTATTCGTGATATAGTTGATAGATTTGAGGCAAATGATATAGATGGTTTATATGGTCATAGTGAGATTAGAGGAAAAAATAATGATGTATATATGTATAATATTAGTCCAGAGTTTAATAAAAGAAATATTTATTTCGGGTGGTTTCCATCACATCAAAGTATTTATATTAAGAAAAAGTGTTTCAATCAATTAGGTAAATATAATAATAATTATAAAATAGCAGGTGATTATGAGTTGTTTCTTCGATTCTTTTTGCAAGATAACTTGAGATTTGTATTGTTTGACAGGTTGATTATAAGAGCGTACACGGGTGGTGTTAGCAGTAAATCACTCATAAATAGAATATTATCTAATTATGAGTGTATGTTAGCATGGAGAAATAATGGATATTTTGTGCCTGTTTATTTATTTTTGCTGAAGCCTATAAGGAAACTTTATCTAAAGTTAATTAAAGATACAAGGTATATAGACGGTAAGTATAAATGTTAA
- a CDS encoding polysaccharide biosynthesis protein, translating to MKRYIFLFGKYILDSPRYVKWLIAVGFDLFSALITVWLACSLRLESISLPDLTHLRLYLLAPALMLPIFTLFGLYHAIHRYSGFSVFITVGKAMLVYGFAFFSIMLLMQIDGIPRSIGILQPILLFLMTAGSRAMVRFMYTAATSHSMRGRSLDRLLIYGAGSSGAEIGKALQERANYELLGYLDDSKELHGRKLNGIPVYYPGEAERLIQKEGINNVLIAMPSASRTRRNEIIESFRRYPVRIQTLPGVDELADGRVTISDIKEVEIEDLLGRDPVPIDHELVHRAITKKVVLVTGAGGSIGSELCRQLLQAHPATLLLLDNTELNLYTIHCDVEARAQKIQAATRFVPLLCDVTDEERITEICRVFKPEVIYHAAAYKHVPMVEYNPAEGVRNNVFGTLSVVRAAIRQGVSNFVLVSTDKAVRPTNVMGASKRLCEMALQAHAAEQGHKTCFSMVRFGNVLGSSGSVVPLFRRQIKEGNAITITHEEITRYFMTIPEAAQLIIQAGAMATGGDLYLLEMGKPVKIIDLARKMVELSGLSVRDHENPNGDIEIKVTGLRPGEKLYEELLIGNNSGPTANPRIFKAYEEFMPIGELNTELSQLIVAIRVNDVKNIKRILNKIIPEYNPAAETTDLLASETECQICANISRPKKVQSNGKNGKTVKSAELGVMGNGKSGSRTC from the coding sequence GTGAAACGATATATCTTTTTATTCGGGAAGTACATTCTTGATTCGCCTCGCTATGTCAAGTGGCTGATAGCGGTTGGGTTCGATCTGTTTTCGGCGCTCATAACGGTCTGGCTTGCCTGTTCGTTACGACTCGAATCGATCAGCCTGCCCGATCTCACGCACCTCAGGCTCTACCTGCTGGCGCCGGCACTTATGCTCCCGATATTTACCCTGTTTGGCCTCTATCATGCCATTCACCGGTACAGTGGTTTTTCTGTTTTCATTACGGTCGGAAAGGCCATGCTGGTCTACGGATTTGCCTTTTTTTCCATCATGCTGTTGATGCAGATCGACGGCATTCCCCGTTCGATCGGGATCCTGCAGCCGATTCTCCTCTTTCTGATGACGGCGGGCAGCCGGGCCATGGTCAGGTTTATGTACACGGCGGCAACCTCGCACAGCATGAGAGGGCGTTCGCTCGACAGATTGTTGATCTACGGAGCGGGCTCATCAGGGGCCGAGATAGGCAAGGCCTTGCAGGAACGGGCGAACTATGAACTGCTCGGCTATCTCGACGACAGCAAGGAGCTGCACGGTCGCAAGCTGAACGGCATTCCGGTCTACTACCCCGGGGAGGCGGAGCGGCTCATTCAGAAGGAGGGAATCAACAATGTGCTCATTGCCATGCCGTCGGCAAGCCGAACCCGCAGGAATGAGATTATCGAAAGTTTCCGCCGCTATCCGGTTCGCATTCAGACGCTTCCAGGCGTTGACGAGCTTGCGGATGGACGGGTAACCATATCGGATATCAAGGAGGTTGAGATCGAGGATCTGCTCGGTCGCGACCCTGTTCCGATCGACCATGAACTGGTTCATCGGGCAATTACGAAAAAGGTGGTTCTGGTAACGGGAGCGGGCGGAAGCATCGGCAGCGAACTCTGCCGTCAGCTTCTTCAGGCCCATCCGGCAACCCTTCTGCTGCTTGACAATACCGAGCTCAATCTCTACACCATTCACTGCGATGTTGAGGCCCGGGCACAGAAAATCCAGGCGGCAACCCGGTTTGTTCCACTGCTCTGCGATGTAACGGACGAGGAACGGATTACCGAAATATGCCGGGTTTTCAAGCCGGAAGTCATCTACCACGCCGCCGCCTACAAGCATGTGCCGATGGTTGAGTACAATCCTGCCGAGGGGGTTCGCAATAACGTTTTTGGTACGCTGAGCGTTGTTCGGGCGGCAATCCGTCAGGGGGTTTCGAATTTTGTGCTGGTCAGTACCGACAAGGCCGTACGGCCAACCAATGTGATGGGTGCAAGCAAACGGCTCTGTGAAATGGCGCTGCAGGCGCATGCTGCAGAACAGGGGCACAAAACCTGTTTTTCTATGGTTCGTTTCGGCAACGTTCTTGGTTCGAGCGGCTCGGTCGTACCGCTCTTCCGCAGGCAGATCAAGGAAGGAAACGCGATAACCATCACGCATGAGGAGATCACCCGGTACTTCATGACCATACCCGAAGCCGCGCAGCTTATCATACAGGCCGGAGCCATGGCAACGGGGGGCGACCTCTATCTGCTCGAAATGGGCAAACCCGTTAAAATCATTGACCTTGCCCGCAAGATGGTGGAGCTCTCCGGTCTCTCCGTGCGCGACCATGAAAACCCGAACGGCGATATCGAAATAAAGGTAACCGGCCTTCGTCCCGGCGAAAAGCTCTACGAAGAGCTTCTCATCGGCAACAACTCCGGCCCGACGGCCAATCCCCGTATTTTCAAGGCGTATGAAGAGTTCATGCCCATTGGCGAACTCAATACCGAACTCTCGCAACTCATCGTAGCCATCAGGGTTAACGACGTAAAAAACATCAAGCGCATTCTCAATAAAATAATACCCGAATACAACCCGGCAGCCGAAACAACCGATCTCCTCGCATCGGAAACCGAATGCCAGATCTGCGCCAACATCTCCCGCCCCAAAAAAGTCCAGAGCAATGGAAAAAACGGGAAAACTGTTAAAAGTGCTGAGTTGGGGGTAATGGGTAATGGGAAGAGCGGGTCAAGAACGTGTTAA
- a CDS encoding four helix bundle protein — translation MTYKDLIVWQKADAFAHQVYLKTRSFPKDELFGITSQIRRAALSVPTNIVEGYARKGDKELARFLNIAIGSLAETEYLLGFANRLGYIDTTDFKELETLKDDMSKALWTFYKKVLSA, via the coding sequence ATGACCTACAAAGACCTCATCGTCTGGCAGAAAGCCGATGCCTTTGCGCATCAAGTTTATCTGAAAACGAGGTCGTTTCCTAAGGATGAGCTGTTCGGCATAACGTCACAGATCAGAAGGGCAGCCTTGTCAGTGCCGACAAATATTGTTGAAGGCTATGCGCGGAAAGGGGATAAAGAACTGGCAAGGTTTCTCAATATTGCAATAGGCTCTTTAGCAGAAACCGAATATCTCCTGGGATTTGCAAACAGGTTAGGATACATCGATACAACTGATTTTAAGGAGCTTGAGACGCTAAAAGATGACATGTCGAAAGCATTATGGACGTTTTACAAAAAAGTGTTATCTGCTTGA
- a CDS encoding type II toxin-antitoxin system VapC family toxin: MIILDTNVLSALMQQQPDPQVVAWLDNQPAESIWLNSITLFEARYGLALMASGQRKNLLQARFEELLKEDLQNRVLIFDSNAATQAAKLAAERKASGRSVDMRDTFIAGISLANHATIATRNVRHFNDLSVAVVNPWET; encoded by the coding sequence ATGATTATTCTCGACACCAATGTCCTCTCGGCCCTGATGCAGCAACAACCTGACCCGCAGGTCGTGGCTTGGCTTGACAACCAACCAGCAGAATCGATTTGGCTGAACAGCATAACATTGTTTGAAGCTCGTTATGGTTTGGCCTTGATGGCATCTGGTCAGCGTAAAAATTTATTGCAAGCACGATTCGAGGAGCTTTTAAAAGAAGACTTACAAAACCGGGTACTTATATTTGATAGTAATGCAGCCACTCAAGCTGCCAAACTTGCAGCAGAGCGCAAGGCGAGCGGTCGTTCGGTGGATATGCGTGACACGTTTATTGCAGGTATTTCATTGGCAAATCATGCGACGATAGCCACGCGAAATGTCCGGCACTTCAATGATTTATCAGTAGCCGTAGTCAATCCATGGGAAACCTGA
- a CDS encoding FitA-like ribbon-helix-helix domain-containing protein: MGKTLPLSYNSAATLSSSFVTRSFHSDRLNWRCIIAQVIIRNIEDELKIRLKARAAQHGWSIEEEVCQILRTAVSEASPTRQRLGSRIAARFASVGLLEPLPELRGDTITPMDLGV; this comes from the coding sequence GTGGGCAAAACTCTTCCTCTTTCTTATAATTCGGCGGCAACTCTTTCCTCTTCATTCGTAACACGATCGTTTCACTCAGACCGTCTTAACTGGAGGTGTATCATCGCACAGGTTATTATTCGCAACATTGAAGATGAACTGAAAATTCGACTTAAAGCACGCGCAGCCCAGCACGGGTGGAGCATTGAAGAAGAAGTTTGTCAGATATTGCGTACTGCCGTCAGCGAAGCTTCACCAACGCGCCAAAGACTCGGTTCACGGATAGCGGCACGTTTTGCCAGCGTTGGCTTACTCGAACCACTGCCTGAACTGCGAGGCGATACCATCACACCAATGGATCTTGGTGTATGA
- a CDS encoding DUF5615 family PIN-like protein, producing MKFLVDAQLPRRLCNWLRKNGHDALHTLDLDLGNRTKDSEIARIADSDGRIVVTKDEDFVQSYLLRNTPQRLLLVASGNIGNAELERLIINEMANIEEAFESARFIEISKTSLLIHE from the coding sequence GTGAAATTTCTTGTGGATGCCCAGCTCCCGCGTCGTCTCTGCAATTGGTTACGGAAAAATGGCCATGATGCACTGCATACCCTCGACCTGGATTTGGGCAACCGCACAAAGGATTCTGAAATTGCCCGTATTGCAGACAGTGATGGCCGTATCGTTGTCACGAAAGATGAGGATTTCGTCCAATCGTACCTTTTACGAAATACACCACAGCGCCTTTTGTTGGTCGCATCAGGTAACATTGGCAATGCCGAGCTTGAGCGATTGATTATAAATGAGATGGCGAATATAGAAGAAGCATTCGAATCAGCCAGATTCATTGAGATCAGTAAAACATCATTATTAATACATGAATAA
- a CDS encoding DUF433 domain-containing protein, with protein sequence MQNIDRITIDPDICHGKPCIRGMRYPVENVLEWLAGGMSIDDILGDYEDLQKDDILAVLAYAARLAHIKSIKGFAA encoded by the coding sequence ATGCAAAATATAGACCGTATAACCATTGATCCGGATATTTGCCATGGGAAGCCATGTATTCGCGGGATGCGATATCCCGTTGAAAACGTACTTGAGTGGCTTGCAGGCGGAATGAGCATCGATGACATTCTGGGTGACTATGAGGATCTTCAGAAAGACGACATACTCGCGGTTCTTGCTTATGCCGCACGTTTGGCTCACATCAAGAGTATCAAAGGATTTGCCGCGTGA
- a CDS encoding type II toxin-antitoxin system MqsA family antitoxin encodes MIGTSTSTCCPLCGGEKISGKTTMTVELGYGLVVVRDVPATLCALCGADWIDDSVAAEIEQIVDEARKKHSQMEVISLKVG; translated from the coding sequence ATGATCGGCACAAGCACAAGTACTTGCTGCCCATTATGTGGTGGCGAAAAAATTTCAGGAAAAACAACAATGACTGTTGAGCTTGGATACGGACTTGTTGTAGTCAGAGATGTTCCTGCGACACTCTGTGCGCTTTGTGGCGCTGACTGGATTGACGATAGCGTGGCTGCCGAGATTGAACAAATTGTGGATGAAGCCCGCAAAAAACATAGTCAGATGGAAGTAATCAGCTTGAAAGTTGGATAA
- a CDS encoding DUF4258 domain-containing protein — MIEKIRTAVSTGNIEWQKHALERMLERGISRKRVKNILLSGEIIDAYPGDKPYSSFLVYGQDDGDVIHVVAAYDDKSGTCFIITVYRPDLKYFESNLKTRRKK; from the coding sequence GTGATTGAAAAAATCAGAACTGCAGTTAGCACAGGAAATATTGAGTGGCAGAAACACGCGCTTGAACGAATGCTTGAAAGGGGCATCAGCAGAAAAAGAGTTAAAAATATATTGCTTTCCGGAGAGATCATAGATGCTTATCCGGGGGATAAACCATATTCAAGCTTCCTTGTTTACGGTCAGGATGATGGTGATGTAATACATGTCGTTGCTGCATATGATGATAAAAGTGGCACATGTTTTATCATTACCGTTTACAGGCCTGATTTGAAATATTTTGAATCGAATTTGAAAACAAGAAGAAAGAAATGA